In the genome of Ctenopharyngodon idella isolate HZGC_01 chromosome 19, HZGC01, whole genome shotgun sequence, one region contains:
- the slc9a3.2 gene encoding sodium/hydrogen exchanger 3.2: MALLRLLLALLIIFSSPCKVTALEGDSDKVGLDYSSKSSETGTSTNVTTATITTLPIVIWKWHHVETPYLVALWILTCWLCKLVVHLNHSFTSVIPESGLLIMLGFILGGIVWGADKAQTFKLVPVNFFYYLLPQIVLDASYCMPNKLFFSNLGAILVHAVIGTCWNAGTVGVALWACYEGGAMGTLNIGALQFLLFGALMSAVDPVAVIAVFEEVHVNEVLYILVFGESLLNDGVTVVLYNVFDAFVSLGGPKINVAEIIKGIISFFVVSFGGSLIGVVFAILISMLTRITKNVQVIEAGFIIVLGYLSYLTAEMLSLSAILSITFCGVCCQKYINANMDEKSVTTLRYSLKVLANGSETMIFVFLGLSAIDKNIWVWNTGFILLTILFIVVFRFMGVFFLNWVLNQSRLIPIDITDQIVMSYGGLRGAVAYGLAASLDENKIPEKNLMLGTTLIVVYFTVVLQGITMKPFVQWLKVKKATQADLTLNGKINNRTFEHILTAMEDICGRMGDNWWTRHWKHFEEKYVCWLLMKSEARKHNDQIFGAFHKLNLEDATKYVTEGENKGSLAFIRNDDSASVDFKKQLALDYADIIPDIMADMSEYDFGIDNVPVMKNPIPSVSLGIHEQDRKTMPNDLNAHHLLEQHLYKSRRYNRPTYSRSHYKASENPDEMQEIFQRTMRNRLESFKSAKMGVNPAKKLSKHPKKDSTQKPNGKPADPNRTHPYGDEDFEFSADSASSSDIAGHFSRRSTNAPGAGVDNPAFIPEMDTSAPMRNPPWQTETGNNTAVAPSQRAQGRLPWTPTNLRHLAPLRMSTRSTDSFAMADASVDEEAPEEKPGTHTRL; the protein is encoded by the exons ATGGCGCTTCTACGACTTCTTCTAGCATTATTGATCATTTTCAGTTCACCATGCAAGGTTACAGCATTAGAAGGAGATAGTGATAAAGTAGGCCTTGACTATTCTTCAAAGTCATCAGAAACTGGTACCTCAACCAATGTTACCACTGCGACCATCACTACATTACCTATTGTCATCTGGAAATGGCATCATGTAGAAACTCCATACCTGGTGGCCCTATGGATATTGACCTGCTGGCTCTGTAAATTAG TGGTTCATCTAAACCACAGTTTCACCAGTGTGATCCCAGAGAGTGGTCTTCTCATCATGCTGGGCTTTATTTTGGGAGGAATCGTCTGGGGAGCAGACAAAGCGCAGACATTCAAACTGGTCCCCGTCAATTTCTTCTACTACTTGCTGCCCCAGATCGTCTTGGATGCCAGTTACTGCATGCCAAACAAACTATTCTTCAGCAACCTGGGTGCCATTCTTGTCCATGCCGTTATCGGAACGTGTTGGAATGCGGGCACAGTGGGCGTTGCTTTATGGGCTTGCTATGAAGGGGGTGCAATGG GGACCTTGAACATTGGCGCTCTGCAGTTCCTGTTGTTTGGTGCGCTGATGTCCGCCGTGGACCCTGTGGCAGTGATTGCCGTGTTTGAAGAAGTGCATGTGAATGAAGTGCTCTACATCCTGGTGTTTGGAGAGTCATTGCTCAATGATGGCGTCACAGTG GTGCTTTATAATGTGTTTGATGCATTTGTGTCTCTGGGAGGGCCAAAGATCAATGTTGCAGAGATCATCAAAGGAATAA TTTCGTTCTTTGTGGTGTCATTTGGAGGCTCGCTTATTGGTGTTGTGTTTGCCATACTGATATCCATGCTGACCAGGATCACCAAGAACGTCCAGGTCATCGAAGCCGGCTTCATCATTGTGCTTGGCTACCTGTCCTATTTGACAGCTGAGATGCTCTCCCTCTCTGCTATACTTTC GATCACTTTTTGTGGTGTCTGCTGTCAGAAGTACATCAACGCCAACATGGATGAGAAATCGGTCACAACGCTACGTTATTCCTTGAAGGTGCTGGCCAACGGCTCAGAGACCATGATCTTTGTCTTCCTGGGACTTTCGGCCATTGATAAAAACATCTGGGTTTGGAACACCGGCTTCATCCTCCTCACTATTCTCTTCATCGTTGTATTCAGGTTCATGG GTGTTTTCTTCCTCAACTGGGTCTTAAATCAGTCTCGACTGATTCCTATTGACATCACTGACCAGATTGTAATGAGCTACGGTGGTCTTCGAGGAGCAGTGGCTTACGGACTCGCAGCCTCTTTAGATGAGAATAAGATCCCAGAGAAGAATCTGATGCTTGGTACAACACTCATTGTGGTGTATTTCACTGTCGTTCTTCAG GGAATCACCATGAAACCATTTGTTCAATGGCTAAAGGTTAAAAAGGCAACTCAGGCAGATCTGACACTCAAtggaaaaataaacaacagg ACTTTTGAGCACATTCTAACAGCAATGGAGGACATCTGTGGCCGAATGGGAGATAACTGGTGGACCAGACA ttggaaacattttgaAGAAAAGTATGTCTGCTGGCTATTAATGAAGAGCGAAGCCAGAAAGCACAATGACCAAATCTTTGGTGCCTTCCACAAACTCAATCTTGAGGACGCCACAAAATATGTAACTGAG ggTGAAAACAAAGGTTCGTTGGCTTTCATTCGTAATGATGACAGTGCCTCTGTAGACTTCAAGAAGCAGCTTGCTTTAGATTATGCAGACATCATTCCCGACATCATGGCTGACATGTCAGAATATGATTTTGGCATTGACAATGTTCCAGTGAT GAAGAACCCGATTCCTTCTGTATCCCTGGGTATCCATGAGCAAGACAGGAAGACCATGCCTAATGACCTCAATGCCCATCATCTACTAGAGCAGCACCTGTACAAGAGCAGAAGATAT AACCGTCCCACGTACAGCCGCAGTCACTATAAAGCCTCCGAGAATCCAGATGAAATGCAGGAGATCTTCCAGAGAACCATGAGAAACCGTCTTGAGTCCTTCAAATCGGCAAAGATGGGTGTCAACCCTGCTAAGAAACTCTCCAAACATCCCAAGAAGGATTCAACACAGAAG cCTAATGGAAAGCCAGCGGACCCAAACAGAACCCATCCATATGGAGATGAag ATTTTGAGTTTTCTGCAGACAGTGCCTCTAGCAGTGACATTGCTGGTCATTTCTCCAGGAGAAGCACAAACGCACCTGGAG CTGGTGTAGATAATCCAGCATTCATACCTGAGATGGACACCTCTGCACCCATGCGAAACCCACCCTGGCAAACAGAGACTGGGAACAACACGGCTGTGGCACCGTCCCAGAGAGCCCAGGGACGACTGCCCTGGACGCCCACCAACCTGAGACATCTAGCACCGCTGAGAATGAGTACCCGCTCCACAGACTCCTTTGCGATGGCTGATGCTTCGGTTGATGAGGAGGCACCTGAGGAAAAGCCCGGAACACATACTAGATTGTAA